Proteins from a genomic interval of Nocardia sp. BMG51109:
- a CDS encoding MlaD family protein — protein sequence MPAYALPGTEVGPRRARILGVVAVVLVIAAVVVWRVVPNSEPAGQIRVALITAQVGEGVAPGTDVRLDGVRVGSVASIDRLGSRGQRITVSLQGSQLFGLTDELSVDYVTGNLFGISAVDLHSGGGGALLTDGSIVDLTGRNAGRLRDATLSALLESTGGLTADVLTPKLAALLATAARDVRALSPMLQAIGTTVRSFTDTQQLPTSLLFDRFGSTLDGVPAALTGGLAVLRSAYTNQYLSTPEHMARYSRMFAEIQSRLLPAATRTAGTGRDYFAGFMPMTTAILDQLSASVGTPQRSAQQLSDLLDRLGAAFHDTPNGPMLDADVDLEVVPALAAPLSTVLGLHPAPGGR from the coding sequence GTGCCTGCCTATGCTCTGCCCGGTACCGAGGTCGGCCCCCGCCGCGCCCGCATTCTCGGTGTGGTCGCCGTCGTTCTCGTGATCGCTGCTGTCGTGGTGTGGCGAGTGGTTCCGAACTCCGAGCCGGCCGGGCAGATTCGGGTCGCGTTGATCACCGCGCAGGTCGGTGAGGGTGTGGCGCCGGGGACGGATGTGCGGCTGGACGGGGTGCGCGTCGGTTCGGTGGCGTCGATCGACCGTCTCGGCTCCCGGGGGCAGCGAATCACGGTGAGCCTGCAGGGTTCTCAGCTGTTCGGGCTCACCGACGAATTGAGCGTCGATTATGTGACGGGGAACCTGTTCGGCATCAGCGCTGTCGATCTCCACTCGGGTGGTGGCGGTGCGCTGCTCACCGACGGATCCATCGTCGATCTGACCGGCCGCAATGCCGGTCGGCTCCGAGACGCGACACTGTCGGCGCTGTTGGAATCGACCGGTGGACTCACTGCGGACGTACTGACGCCGAAACTCGCTGCGCTGCTGGCGACGGCGGCCCGCGATGTGCGGGCGCTGAGCCCGATGTTGCAGGCCATCGGCACCACGGTGCGATCGTTCACCGACACCCAGCAACTGCCCACCTCGCTGCTGTTCGACCGATTCGGCTCGACGCTCGACGGTGTGCCGGCGGCGCTGACCGGGGGACTGGCGGTCCTGCGGTCGGCCTATACGAACCAGTACCTGTCGACCCCCGAGCACATGGCTCGATACAGCCGGATGTTCGCCGAAATCCAGAGTCGGCTGCTGCCGGCCGCCACGCGGACCGCCGGCACCGGCCGAGACTATTTCGCCGGATTCATGCCCATGACGACCGCGATCCTCGACCAGCTGTCGGCGTCGGTCGGCACGCCGCAACGTTCGGCCCAGCAGTTGAGTGATCTGCTGGATCGCCTCGGCGCGGCGTTCCACGACACCCCGAATGGCCCGATGCTCGATGCCGACGTCGACCTGGAGGTGGTGCCCGCGCTGGCGGCACCCCTGTCGACGGTACTCGGGCTGCATCCCGCGCCGGGGGGTCGCTGA